A portion of the Chelmon rostratus isolate fCheRos1 chromosome 15, fCheRos1.pri, whole genome shotgun sequence genome contains these proteins:
- the impg1b gene encoding interphotoreceptor matrix proteoglycan 1, which yields MLLKSGLFLTLCLFTLQASRIKDLHDHGLSGLRDVKYRHFLEASRPIRHTTNVRQEQDGRRTKRSAVLSTGVKVCPQETVKAVISSHRTYYKLRVCQEAIWEAFRIFLDRVPNSEEYRAWVYTCQHENLCMDDLAQNFSSSQEHLDMVARRVAEQAEIEGDVAGTPEPGRECTWTPPLILLPTEEGVIQEDPNMIKENYEVYIVEFKVTIVDPVYSKLLSDPEAPQYSDITQELTDKILHVFEKIPGFKEIRVLGYRSEDVSVRYAVVFNGDTELNDEPEGLEEPDMETDEDVNAPKLKHIIVKALKQEPSLPLDIKTLSFEAVTTVYPVAELGMNPVESVVSEGDTTQAPTVDSAPTQSFFPTVAVIENSLDASTIRPETHTFVPFIPNVLPEADNDETPLMAGVEEESTEGTAEEPRDIILEAITEQEEEAVPEVEEIPAVEPEDGEPEPADEVPEEHPEQQNEDLPLATPDFQPEEENTDVPAESAGPTVTEISVIEAAVPVSTPSSHEKAVQGIEPETEPETDAEPLPSPAESGEAPEDRDEASGGHSGATSVSTDLPPDNSNIQEDVGSSQNGTEAEVTEPLEEESGSGFPSESDERPYESTAAPAMRQASTPLLTVVDKNKELVVFFSLRVTNMMFSDDLFNRSSPEYKSLENTFLELTQHSGSRNSPNPGASSKSGLRRQTTLASIPLLPYLQSNLTGFKQLEILNFRNGSVVVNSRMKLDKPVPYNVTEAVHCVLEDFCSAASKRLDIEIDSRSLEVEPADQADPCKFLACNEFSRCVVNSWTEEAECLCDPGYSTVDGLPCQSTCVMQPNYCLNGGLCEIIPGHGATCRCPVGKYWHYHGERCSELVSMPVDPPLIVTCLVGSLCLVCAVIGVLIFINKKCVNTRKAVTLVHTLAPYAFENTLRVNPVFENDDGVLTQVSTLPYASSSASSQSQQSEQEHFASIENIHLSIEIPRQLYTTRSEKLVSEMVDFHHCIPHNETWRRPNEYRTCCVLRASDNECFEVTVL from the exons TTTGTCAGGAAGCGATTTGGGAAGCGTTCCGGATCTTCTTGGACAGGGTCCCAAACTCCGAGGAGTACAGAGCCTGGGTTTACACCTGCCAGCATGAAAACCTCTGCATGGACGACCTGGCCCAGAACTTCAGCAGCTCTCAGGAGCATCTGGACATGGTGGCCCGA AGGGTAGCTGAGCAAGCTGAAATTGAAGG AGATGTTGCTGGAACCCCAGAGCCAGGAAGGGAAT GCACCTGGACACCGCCACTGATCCTGCTACCAACTGAGGAAGGCGTG ATCCAAGAAGACCCCAACATGATAAAAGAGAACTATGAGGTTTACATTGTTGAGTTCAAGGTCACCATCGTGGACCCGGTGTACAGCAAACTGCTCAGTGACCCGGAGGCCCCGCAgtacagtgacatcacacaagAGCTCACAGACAAG ATACTTCATGTGTTTGAAAAAATTCCAGGATTCAAAGAGATTCGTGTTCTGGGATATCG CTCAGAGGATGTGTCTGTGCGTTACGCCGTGGTCTTTAATGGAGATACAGAGCTCAACGATGAACCTGAAGGTCTTGAGGAGCCTGATATGGAGACAGATGAGGATGTCAATGCTCCTAAACTGAAGCACATCATCGTTAAGGCCTTAAAACAGGAGCCGTCACTACCGCTGGACATAAAGACGCTCAGCTTTGAGGCTG TAACAACAGTTTATCCGGTGGCGGAGCTCGGCATGAACCCTGTAGAGAGCGTTGTTTCTGAGGGCGACACCACACAGGCGCCTACAGTGGACTCTGCTCCCACCCAAAGCTTCTTCCCCACTGTGGCAGTGATAGAAAACTCTCTGGATGCTTCCACAATCagaccagaaacacacacctttgTGCCTTTCATCCCAAACGTTCTCCCAGAAGCCGACAACGATGAGACTCCTTTAATGGCGGGAGTAGAGGAGGAATCCACTGAGGGCACTGCTGAGGAGCCCAGAGACATTATACTGGAAGCTatcacagagcaggaagaggaggcagtgccagaggtggaggagataCCAGCAGTCGAGCctgaggatggag aACCCGAACCTGCTGACGAGGTCCCTGAGGAACATCCAGAGCAGCAAAATGAGGACCTTCCCTTGGCAACTCCAGACTTCCagccagaagaagaaaacactgatgtaCCTGCAGAGTCTGCAGGTCCCACAGTTACTGAGATATCTGTCATAGAAGCGGCAGTCCCAGTCTCCACACCATCATCTCATGAGAAGGCCGTCCAAGGCATTGAACCAGAAACTGAACCAGAGACAGATGCAGAGCCTTTGCCATCCCCTGCAGAGAGCGGCGAAGCCCCCGAGGACAGGGATGAAGCTAGTGGTGGACACAGTGGAGCGACCTCCGTCTCAACAGACCTGCCTCCTGACAACTCCAACATTCAAGAGGATGTTGGGTCAAGCCAGAACGGGACGGAGGCAGAGGTGACCGAACCCCTGGAGGAAGAGAGCGGTAGTGGATTCCCCTCAGAGTCAGACGAACGTCCATACGAATCCACGGCTGCACCGGCCATGAGACAAGCCAGCACCCCTCTGTTGACCGTAGTGGATAAGAACAAAGAGTTAGtggttttttttagcttgaGGGTCACTAACATGATGTTTTCAGATGACCTGTTCAACAGGAGCTCCCCAGAGTATAAATCACTGGAGAATACCTTTCTTGAGCTG ACACAGCACTCTGGGTCCAGAAACTCGCCAAACCCTGGAGCTTCCAGTAAATCTGGGCTTAGGAGACAGACAACTTTAGCCTCCATACcg CTTCTGCCATATCTGCAGTCCAATTTGACCGGATTTAAGCAGCTGGAAATTCTCAACTTCAGGAACGGCAGCGTTGTGGTAAACAGCAGGATGAAGCTGGACAAGCCGGTTCCTTATAACGTCACAGAGGCTGTTCACTGCGTGCTTGAAGACTTCTGCAGCGCGGCATCTAAACGGCTCGACATCGAGATTGACAGCCGCTCCTTAGAAGTAGAACCAG CTGACCAAGCGGACCCCTGTAAGTTCCTGGCCTGCAATGAGTTTTCGCGCTGCGTGGTGAACAGCTGGACCGAGGAGGCcgagtgtctgtgtgatccGGGCTACAGCACGGTGGACGGCCTGCCGTGTCAGAGCACCTGCGTGATGCAGCCAAACTACTGCCTGAACGGAGGCCTGTGTGAAATAATCCCGGGGCACGGAGCCACCTGCAG ATGCCCTGTGGGTAAATACTGGCACTACCACGGAGAGCGCTGCAGCGAGCTGGTGTCGATGCCGGTGGACCCTCCGCTGATCGTAACCTGCCTCGTGGGGAGCCTCTGCCTCGTCTGTGCCGTCATTGGCGTTTTGATTTTCATCAACAAGAAATGTGTAAACACGAGAAAGGCGGTCACTTTGGT GCACACCCTTGCTCCCTATGCCTTTGAGAATACTTTGAGGGTGAACCCCGTATTTGAGAACGATGACGGTGTCTTAACTCAGGTGTCCACGTTGCCATATGCTTCGAGTTCTGCCTCTTCCCAATCCCAACAGTCTGAACAGGAACACTTTGCCTCAATTGAAAACATACATCTGAGTATCGAG atCCCCAGACAACTCTACACAACCAGATCCGAAAAGTTAGTCTCAGAAATGGTGGACTTCCATCACTGTATACCACACAACGAG ACGTGGCGACGGCCAAATGAATACAGAACATGCTGCGTGTTAAGAGCATCAGATAACGAATGTTTCGAAGTAACCGTTCTTTGA